AGGATTGAAGTGGATGTTTTGGATATGAATAGAAATTAATACCTATATAAAAGGGGATTCATAGGTACTTTGTCCATGGTTTGTCCATGGTTTGTCCATGGTTTGTCCATCGATTCTCCATCGATTTGGTGGACGAACTATGAATGAGACTCGAATGAAGGATGGACAAAATAGCTATCATTCCACTATGAATCATTCTTTTTTGCATCTCTTTTTGATAGTGTCGAGGGGAATCTTCAACTCTGGATATTGGAAGGAGATAGATATCACTTCATATGATTTGATCAATTAAGAGACTTTTATGGAATCAGTCTATATTTTAGGTGGACTGGCCGGAATATAGGTTCCTGAACCCTTCGACAAGCACAGTAACCACATGTGGAAATACAGGAGTCTGACTAAAAAAACGGTCACAGGCGTTGTAGCAATCATTTCAATGACATGCTTTACGTCAAAAAATGGTGTGAACCTATTTATTTTAAATAAGTTATATCAACCGTAGATACAAGACACTGCCTTGTTTAGTGGGGACAAAACCTTGTATTATACGAATGGTGTAATATCGTTATTTTGTATTGTTGTCAGTTTGATGAGAGTAGATTGTGATCACTCTTTTGATTTCGTTAGATTGTGCGATATTAGACAAGGCAGTGCTTTGTCTCTACGGTTGCAGAAACTTAATTTGTCGTCTACAAATATTGTCATAGTATGGTTAATAAAAGATTGCAAACAGACTAGACATGATTTTATCAATTTAACGTGTGTCCTTAAAATAATGCGTGGTCTCTTTTATGGGTTGAACGGCAATCATATTACTTGTGATTGGTTCTTATTAGGAATGAAGTATTTGAATGGATTGAATACAAGTAATAGCCGTAAGGATGAATAATGGATATAGTTATTTTATGAGGCTAGAGAGACTCCAAGTAATAGCCGTGAGAGTAAATATATGGATAGAGTTATTTTATGAAGCGAAAGAGTAGGTGACTTGTAGAATCCAAAGAGTAGGGGTTGTCGTTTGGGAAGCCAAGAGATTATTCGTTCCAAGACAAATAGTGTGATTCGCATAAAGGAGTAGAAGCAAAGGCTTTGTGTGAATAAAAAAAGAGGAACCAACAGTTCCTCTTTTTTGAATTATCGTGCTATTGTTTTTCGCTAAGCTCTAGCCATCGAAGCTCTTTTTCATCTAATGTATCAGTAACTTCGGCATGTTTTTGTGATAGTTCGATCATTTGATCAGAAGAGAGAGAAGGATCGTTTAGTTTTTCTTCAATCTCCTTTTTCTCGACTTCTAACTTTTCAATTTCTTTAGGTAGTTTGTCGAACTCTTTCTGTTCGTGGTATGACCTTTTAACTTTCTTTGGTTTCTCTACTGGGACTTCCTCTTTGACAATCGTTTTCTTTTCAATGGCTTTTTTCTCTTTTTCCTGCTCTTTTTCCCACTGTCTAAAATGAGTGTAATTGCCAGGGAAGTCTTTTATTTGCCCTTCTCCTTCGAACACAAATAGATGGTCTACGATTTTATCCATAAAGTATCTATCGTGAGAAACGACAATAACACACCCTTGGAATTCTGATAGGTATTGTTCTAGGACATTTAGTGTCATAATATCTAAGTCGTTGGTAGGCTCATCCAGAATAAGGAAGTTCGGATTTTGCATTAACACGGTACATAGGTAAAGTCGACGTTTCTCTCCACCACTTAGTTTGCGAACATAAGTATATTGTGTCTCTGGTGGAAAAAGGAAGTAAGTTAGGAATTGAGAGGCGGTCCATTTTCTTCCATTACCAAGGTCGATCACTTCGGCAATTTCTTTAATGATATCAATTACTCTATCTTCCTCTTTAAAATTCATTCCTGTTTGAGTGTAGTATCCAAACTTGATGGTTTGCCCTACCTCAATCTCTCCGCTGTCCGCAGGTATTTGACCTGTGAGCATGTTGAGTAAGGTTGATTTTCCAGTACCATTTTTACCTACAATACCAATTTTCTCAAATTTGGCGAACTTGTAACTAAAGTCTTTTAGGATGATAATATCATCAAAAGCCTTTTCAAGATGAGAGACCTCAATAATTTTGTTCCCAAGACGAGAACTTTCGAACTGTAGGTCTAGTTTGTCTTCTTTGATTGTTTGAGTGGCTTTCTTTTTTAATTCGTGGGCTGCATCTACGCGATATTTGGCTTTGTGTCCTCGTGCTTTAGGCATACGACGAAGCCAATCTAATTCTGTTTTATATAGGTTTTTTGCTTTTTCAATCTCCGCTGTTTTAATAGCGATTCGCTCATCTCTTTTTTGAAGGTAGTAGGAGTAGTTTCCTTTGTATCTATAGGTTGTGTTATCCTCTATTTCGATAATTTCATTACATACACGATCTAAAAAGTATCTGTCGTGAGTAACCATTAGAAGCGTGCAGTTTGTTTTTGTAAGATAGATCTCTAACCACTCGATCATTTTTAAGTCTAAGTGGTTGGTTGGCTCATCTAAGATCAACATGTCCGGTTCGTTGATCAGAATTTGAGCT
The Prolixibacteraceae bacterium DNA segment above includes these coding regions:
- a CDS encoding ABC-F family ATP-binding cassette domain-containing protein gives rise to the protein MIPYIEIENVTKRWGEQILFENISFNIAKGQKVAIIAKNGAGKSTLLNAIARKTDLDDGVININKDVKVGYLSQVPELNENLTVIEQATASDNPIAALIRNYEMAISSNNTAEMEALMEEMNLKNAWDFELRFKQILSELKINNFNQKVSQLSGGQQKRVALAQILINEPDMLILDEPTNHLDLKMIEWLEIYLTKTNCTLLMVTHDRYFLDRVCNEIIEIEDNTTYRYKGNYSYYLQKRDERIAIKTAEIEKAKNLYKTELDWLRRMPKARGHKAKYRVDAAHELKKKATQTIKEDKLDLQFESSRLGNKIIEVSHLEKAFDDIIILKDFSYKFAKFEKIGIVGKNGTGKSTLLNMLTGQIPADSGEIEVGQTIKFGYYTQTGMNFKEEDRVIDIIKEIAEVIDLGNGRKWTASQFLTYFLFPPETQYTYVRKLSGGEKRRLYLCTVLMQNPNFLILDEPTNDLDIMTLNVLEQYLSEFQGCVIVVSHDRYFMDKIVDHLFVFEGEGQIKDFPGNYTHFRQWEKEQEKEKKAIEKKTIVKEEVPVEKPKKVKRSYHEQKEFDKLPKEIEKLEVEKKEIEEKLNDPSLSSDQMIELSQKHAEVTDTLDEKELRWLELSEKQ